The Penicillium digitatum chromosome 6, complete sequence genome has a window encoding:
- a CDS encoding Dopa 4,5-dioxygenase → MTDPFAYSYPSPLEGYEDLEPLSDERNEDGKSLKNPQHGVLSKAYEEFPDPLSKGREGGFDIHIYHFQNNPEQASFAKALWERIRREFPELRIYTFFDRPIGPHPVAMFEVNLFTPAQFGAFVPWLVINRGPLSALIHPNTVASEDERNHTQRATWLGDRIPLDLSLFKRK, encoded by the exons ATGACAGACCCATTCGCCTACTCATACCCCTCCCCATTGGAGGGGTACGAAGACCTCGAGCCACTGTCCGA CGAGCGAAATGAAGACGGTAAATCATTGAAGAACCCTCAACATGGCGTATTAAGCAAAGCCTACGAGGAATTCCCGGACCCTCTTTCCAAAGGCCGAGAGGGAGGTTTCGACATCCACATCTATCATTTCCAA AATAACCCCGAACAAGCCTCATTTGCGAAAGCGCTCTGGGAGCGAATCAGACGAGAAT TCCCCGAGCTTCGAATTTACACCTTCTTCGACCGGCCTATCGGCCCTCACCCGGTGGCCATGTTTGAAGTGAATCTGTTCACCCCCGCGCAGTTTGGAGCCTTTGTCCCTTGGTTGGTTATTAATCGGGGCCCGCTCAGTGCTCTCATTCATCCCAACACAGTGGCATCAGAGGATGAGCGCAATCATACTCAACGTGCGACGTGGCTTGGTGATCGGATTCCGTTGGATTTGAGCCTCTTCAAGAGGAAATAG